A window of Oscillospiraceae bacterium contains these coding sequences:
- a CDS encoding Arc family DNA-binding protein — MAGDDKKKQVLLRISDLLWQDLAAWAEDDFRSINGQIEYLLTECVKRRKKGHALFMPDRTE, encoded by the coding sequence ATGGCAGGCGACGACAAAAAAAAACAGGTCCTTCTGCGCATCTCCGATCTTCTTTGGCAGGACCTGGCGGCCTGGGCCGAGGACGACTTTCGTTCGATCAACGGACAGATCGAATATTTGCTGACAGAGTGCGTGAAACGCCGCAAAAAAGGGCATGCGCTCTTTATGCCCGACCGGACGGAGTGA
- a CDS encoding aldo/keto reductase — MRRTVSAGGLMLPVLGQGGWNIGDDPACAADETATLRRGLALGMNLFDTAEMYGGGCSETRIGGALRGIPRESYLLVSKVLPQNAARPALFESCDDSLRRLQTDYLDLYLLHWRGDIPLEETVDGLEALIKTGKIRRWGVSNFDTPDMEALWRVPGGSRCAVNQVLYHLGSRGIEYDLLPWLRAHGVAAMAYCPLAQAGRLRGVHGDLLTSQTLRDVAGRYGVGVMPLLLAFVLRQPHVTAIPKASRPVHVEENAKALTLAVSDEDWAALDRDFWPPTAKMHLDIE; from the coding sequence ATGCGGCGTACGGTTTCGGCGGGTGGATTGATGCTGCCCGTGCTGGGGCAGGGCGGCTGGAACATCGGCGACGACCCGGCGTGCGCGGCGGACGAGACGGCGACGCTTCGGCGCGGTCTGGCGCTGGGTATGAATCTGTTCGACACCGCCGAGATGTACGGAGGCGGATGCTCCGAGACGAGGATCGGCGGGGCGCTGCGGGGTATCCCGCGAGAGAGTTACCTGCTGGTTTCCAAGGTACTCCCGCAAAACGCCGCCCGTCCGGCGCTTTTTGAGAGCTGTGACGACTCCTTGCGGCGGCTGCAGACCGATTACCTCGACCTCTATCTGCTGCACTGGCGCGGCGACATCCCCCTAGAGGAGACGGTCGACGGCCTGGAGGCACTGATCAAAACGGGCAAGATCCGGCGCTGGGGCGTTTCGAACTTCGATACGCCGGACATGGAGGCGCTGTGGCGCGTGCCGGGCGGGTCCCGCTGCGCGGTCAACCAGGTGCTCTATCACCTCGGTTCCCGGGGGATCGAGTACGACCTCCTCCCGTGGCTGCGCGCGCACGGCGTCGCGGCCATGGCCTATTGTCCGTTGGCGCAGGCGGGGCGGCTGCGTGGGGTCCACGGGGATCTTCTGACCAGCCAAACATTGCGGGACGTCGCGGGCAGGTACGGCGTCGGCGTCATGCCGCTGCTGCTGGCCTTTGTGCTGCGGCAGCCGCATGTGACGGCGATCCCCAAGGCGTCGCGGCCCGTCCATGTCGAGGAAAATGCGAAGGCCCTGACGCTCGCGGTCTCCGACGAGGACTGGGCTGCTCTCGACCGGGATTTTTGGCCGCCCACCGCCAAGATGCACCTCGACATCGAATGA
- the plsY gene encoding glycerol-3-phosphate 1-O-acyltransferase PlsY, translating to MDWWKIVLTLAVSYLLGSLNISILVSRLFLRVDIRDYGSGNAGSTNAYRVMGKKWAAVVAMGDILKGVLAVLFGYWMMSEAAGGGLGRLLAGLAVILGHVFPVFFKFRGGKGVMTTAAILAVVDWRVCAVVLGVFFITTLITRWVSLGSILAALFVPVCMYGFHRGAGWETWVYVVLSAIIAFVIVFMHRENIGRLLEGSERRFTFKGRAMLDTIKTRTLDIRDKTSSKLRTTTRKLRDKARGRGKFRLHHRNSYHARRARRGNRAQSARRHKKAHARRLRRQRLNRMAGM from the coding sequence ATGGACTGGTGGAAAATTGTTCTCACCCTCGCCGTCTCTTATCTGCTCGGAAGCCTGAACATCTCGATTTTGGTGTCGCGCCTGTTTTTGCGGGTGGACATCCGCGACTACGGCAGCGGCAACGCGGGCAGCACCAACGCCTACCGCGTGATGGGGAAAAAATGGGCCGCCGTGGTGGCCATGGGGGATATTCTCAAAGGCGTCCTCGCGGTCCTGTTTGGCTATTGGATGATGTCGGAAGCCGCCGGGGGTGGGTTGGGCCGGCTGCTGGCCGGACTCGCCGTTATCTTGGGGCATGTCTTTCCGGTATTCTTCAAGTTCCGAGGCGGTAAGGGCGTCATGACCACTGCGGCCATTTTGGCCGTTGTGGACTGGCGGGTGTGCGCCGTCGTGCTCGGCGTCTTTTTTATCACGACGCTGATCACGCGATGGGTGTCGCTGGGCTCGATTTTGGCCGCTCTCTTCGTGCCGGTATGCATGTATGGCTTCCACCGGGGCGCGGGGTGGGAGACATGGGTCTATGTGGTACTCTCGGCGATCATCGCATTCGTGATTGTTTTTATGCATCGGGAAAACATTGGCCGCCTGCTTGAGGGCAGCGAACGGCGATTCACCTTCAAGGGCCGCGCGATGCTGGACACCATCAAGACCAGGACTCTCGACATCCGAGACAAGACATCCAGCAAATTGAGGACCACCACACGCAAGCTGCGGGACAAGGCCCGGGGGCGCGGCAAGTTCCGGTTGCACCACCGCAACAGCTACCATGCCCGGCGTGCGCGCCGGGGCAACCGCGCGCAGAGCGCACGCCGCCACAAAAAGGCCCATGCGAGGAGATTGAGGAGGCAGCGCCTGAACCGCATGGCCGGCATGTGA
- the der gene encoding ribosome biogenesis GTPase Der: MAKPVVAIVGRPNVGKSMLFNKLAGRRLSIVEDTPGVTRDRLYADCEWNGRSFSLVDTGGIEPHTDDAVLRFMRTQAEIAIHGADVIVLMADLRTGVTAADEAVAQMLLRARRPVLLAVNKADATGPADAGLFEFYQLGLGDPYPISALHGLGTGDLLDACVALFPAETPEETETECIRVAIIGKPNVGKSSLVNRILGEERVIVSDIPGTTRDAVDSEFENEYGRYLLIDTAGMRKRARVDGNIEYYSVLRTHMAVERADVCLVLIDAAEGVTEQDTKVAGLAHEAGRLSIIVVNKWDLVEKDEKTMDQKRREIKDRLAFMSYAPVVFISALTGRRVDKLFAQIQFVLEQGKMRIGTGQLNNVLADAQARVQPPSDKGRRLKVLYMTQAGILPPHFVVFVNDPRLFHFSYRRYLENQIRATFGLTGAPVRMTVRQRGGE, from the coding sequence GTGGCAAAGCCCGTGGTGGCCATTGTGGGGCGTCCCAATGTGGGCAAGAGTATGTTGTTCAACAAACTGGCGGGCCGCCGCCTGTCGATTGTCGAGGATACGCCGGGCGTGACCCGGGACCGGCTGTATGCCGACTGTGAGTGGAACGGCCGGTCTTTTTCCCTGGTGGACACCGGCGGCATCGAGCCCCACACGGACGACGCCGTGCTGCGCTTCATGCGCACGCAGGCGGAGATTGCGATTCACGGCGCCGACGTCATTGTTCTGATGGCCGACCTGCGCACCGGTGTGACGGCCGCGGATGAGGCGGTGGCTCAGATGCTGCTGCGCGCGCGCCGGCCCGTATTGCTCGCCGTGAACAAGGCCGACGCGACGGGGCCCGCGGACGCCGGTCTGTTTGAGTTCTATCAGCTCGGTCTCGGCGACCCGTACCCGATCTCCGCGCTGCACGGACTCGGGACAGGGGACCTGCTGGACGCCTGTGTGGCGCTTTTTCCGGCAGAGACGCCGGAGGAGACGGAGACTGAGTGCATTCGGGTGGCGATCATCGGCAAACCCAATGTGGGGAAGTCGTCGCTGGTCAACCGGATCCTGGGCGAGGAACGGGTCATCGTCAGCGACATACCGGGTACCACGCGCGACGCGGTCGACAGCGAGTTTGAAAATGAATACGGCCGATACCTGCTGATCGACACGGCGGGGATGCGCAAGCGAGCCCGTGTGGATGGCAACATTGAGTATTACAGCGTACTCCGCACACACATGGCCGTGGAGCGGGCCGACGTCTGTCTTGTCCTGATCGACGCCGCCGAGGGCGTGACCGAGCAGGACACTAAGGTCGCGGGGCTGGCGCACGAAGCCGGGCGGCTGTCCATCATTGTCGTGAACAAGTGGGACCTCGTGGAGAAAGACGAGAAGACGATGGACCAAAAGCGCCGCGAGATCAAAGACCGGCTGGCCTTCATGTCCTATGCGCCCGTGGTCTTTATCTCCGCCCTGACGGGGCGGCGCGTCGACAAGCTCTTTGCACAGATCCAGTTTGTACTCGAACAGGGGAAAATGCGCATCGGTACGGGCCAGCTCAACAATGTGCTGGCCGACGCGCAGGCCCGTGTGCAGCCCCCTTCAGATAAGGGCCGCCGCCTCAAGGTGCTCTACATGACCCAGGCCGGTATCCTGCCGCCTCACTTCGTCGTTTTTGTCAACGATCCGCGCCTTTTTCATTTTTCCTACCGGCGTTACCTCGAAAATCAGATTCGCGCCACCTTTGGCCTCACCGGTGCGCCCGTTCGGATGACGGTGCGCCAGCGCGGCGGGGAGTAG
- a CDS encoding GNAT family N-acetyltransferase: MLALREIVPGGDAAPAFTVREAVFVREQGVPLAHEWDDCDPISFHVVLCRDGAPIACGRVYAEGAAAVLGRIAVLPAERRKGHATQVCRALIDIAARLGAQRLTLHAQTYAAPLYEKLGFVRVGPEFFEEGIVHVRMDRRL, translated from the coding sequence ATGCTGGCGTTGCGGGAAATTGTACCCGGAGGGGACGCCGCGCCCGCCTTCACGGTCCGAGAAGCGGTCTTTGTCCGCGAGCAGGGTGTTCCGCTGGCGCACGAGTGGGACGACTGCGATCCGATTTCGTTCCATGTCGTACTGTGCCGGGACGGCGCGCCGATTGCCTGCGGGCGGGTGTACGCGGAGGGCGCCGCCGCAGTGTTGGGCCGCATCGCGGTGCTGCCGGCGGAGCGTCGGAAGGGGCACGCGACGCAGGTCTGCCGCGCGCTGATTGATATCGCCGCGCGACTGGGGGCGCAGAGACTGACGCTGCACGCGCAGACGTATGCGGCGCCCCTCTATGAGAAGCTGGGCTTCGTCCGCGTCGGGCCGGAGTTCTTTGAGGAGGGCATCGTCCACGTCCGGATGGATCGGCGCCTGTGA
- a CDS encoding DUF512 domain-containing protein — protein sequence MAAVITGVDAGSPAARAGIEPGEILLSVSGRPVRDVLDYRFYTYDARLTLTLDRAGVRRTVSVRKAEGADLGLTFETYLMDTQHRCRNRCVFCFVDQLPRGLRPSLYFKDDDARLSFLLGQYITLTNLSEEELGRICAQRVSPLHISVHATDPDVRRFLLGNRHAGDCLPRLRRLAAHGVEMHTQVVVCPDLNDGAVLTRTLADLTALYPAVASVSVVPVGLTKHRAGLYPITPFDGPRAAAVLAVVDAAASACRVRHGAGVVYGADELYLLSGQPLPDEVAYDGYPQLENGVGMLRLFEMEFFQELEIIEAPGPIAPFTIATGRAAAPFLRRLMESMARRLPALPFAVVDVENHLFGPGVTVAGLLGGRDLISALMGRVAGRRVFIPQSVLRHDGDVCLDGVSPAEIARAIGAPVTSVPNDGAALVRNILSVGECS from the coding sequence ATGGCCGCCGTCATCACCGGCGTAGACGCTGGATCTCCGGCCGCGCGTGCCGGCATCGAGCCGGGGGAGATACTGCTCTCCGTGTCGGGGCGCCCTGTCCGCGACGTGCTCGACTACCGGTTTTATACCTACGATGCCCGGCTGACGCTGACGCTCGACCGGGCGGGGGTGCGGCGTACGGTGTCCGTGCGGAAAGCGGAGGGCGCAGATCTGGGGCTCACGTTTGAGACATATCTAATGGACACGCAGCACCGCTGTCGGAACCGTTGTGTGTTCTGTTTCGTCGACCAACTCCCGCGCGGCCTGCGGCCATCCCTGTATTTCAAGGACGACGACGCCCGTTTGAGTTTCCTGCTGGGGCAGTATATCACGCTGACGAACCTGTCGGAAGAGGAGTTGGGGCGCATTTGCGCGCAGCGCGTCAGCCCGCTCCATATTTCGGTGCATGCGACCGACCCCGATGTGCGGCGCTTTCTGTTGGGCAACCGGCACGCCGGGGATTGTTTGCCGCGGCTGCGCCGGCTGGCGGCGCATGGTGTTGAGATGCATACGCAGGTGGTGGTATGCCCAGACTTGAACGACGGGGCGGTCCTGACGAGAACCCTTGCGGATCTCACGGCGCTGTACCCGGCCGTGGCCAGTGTCTCTGTCGTACCTGTCGGCCTCACAAAGCACCGCGCGGGACTCTATCCGATCACCCCCTTCGATGGGCCGCGGGCCGCCGCTGTGCTGGCGGTTGTGGATGCCGCGGCGTCGGCCTGCCGTGTGCGGCATGGTGCCGGCGTTGTCTACGGCGCGGATGAACTTTACCTGCTATCCGGCCAGCCGCTGCCGGACGAGGTGGCCTACGACGGCTACCCGCAGCTCGAAAACGGCGTGGGGATGCTGCGGCTCTTTGAGATGGAGTTTTTCCAAGAATTAGAAATCATAGAGGCGCCCGGGCCGATTGCTCCATTCACGATCGCCACGGGCCGGGCCGCTGCTCCTTTTTTGCGGCGGTTGATGGAGAGCATGGCGCGCCGTCTGCCGGCACTTCCGTTTGCGGTGGTTGACGTGGAGAACCATCTGTTTGGTCCCGGGGTGACGGTAGCCGGGCTCCTTGGCGGGCGGGATCTGATCAGCGCGCTCATGGGCCGCGTGGCGGGTCGCCGTGTGTTTATCCCACAGAGCGTGCTGCGTCACGACGGCGACGTCTGCCTGGATGGCGTGTCTCCGGCGGAGATCGCGAGGGCCATTGGCGCGCCGGTGACGTCGGTGCCGAACGACGGGGCGGCGCTGGTCAGAAACATTTTGTCGGTGGGCGAATGTTCATGA
- the rpmF gene encoding 50S ribosomal protein L32 has protein sequence MAVPKKKTSKQRKHLRRSAHWKLETPLLVACPKCGELKLSHRVCRACGTYNGRDVLHLEDKKKKKA, from the coding sequence ATGGCAGTCCCCAAGAAAAAGACCTCGAAACAGCGCAAACATCTGCGCCGCAGTGCCCATTGGAAGTTGGAGACCCCGCTGCTTGTCGCCTGCCCCAAGTGCGGTGAACTGAAACTGTCGCACCGGGTGTGCCGTGCCTGCGGCACTTACAACGGGCGCGATGTGTTGCATCTCGAAGACAAAAAGAAAAAGAAGGCGTAA
- a CDS encoding DUF177 domain-containing protein: MKLALRDVIEQPGARAPFCCEFDLSDMEFPWGRPFRAPVCARGAVANTAGVLTLEAVLEATLSLTCDRCAVAYERETIIPVEMVLAERLAGDEDDEIYLLTGDELTLDEVLIPVLVLSMEMKHLCREDCRGLCPRCGHNLNEGPCDCAPPEGDARWAALRQWRP; this comes from the coding sequence GTGAAATTGGCGCTGCGTGACGTGATCGAACAGCCGGGCGCACGGGCGCCTTTTTGTTGTGAGTTCGATCTGTCCGACATGGAATTTCCTTGGGGCCGCCCATTTCGGGCGCCCGTCTGTGCGCGGGGTGCCGTGGCCAACACCGCCGGCGTACTCACGTTGGAGGCTGTGCTGGAGGCCACGCTGTCGCTGACCTGCGACCGCTGTGCCGTGGCGTATGAGAGGGAGACGATTATTCCCGTCGAGATGGTATTGGCCGAGCGGTTGGCCGGCGACGAGGACGATGAGATTTACCTGCTGACAGGCGACGAACTGACGCTGGATGAAGTGCTGATTCCCGTGCTTGTGTTGTCGATGGAGATGAAACATCTCTGCCGCGAGGACTGCCGGGGTCTCTGCCCGCGTTGCGGGCACAATTTAAACGAAGGCCCGTGCGACTGCGCGCCGCCGGAGGGCGACGCGCGTTGGGCGGCCTTGCGGCAGTGGCGCCCGTGA